A portion of the Vulpes vulpes isolate BD-2025 chromosome 5, VulVul3, whole genome shotgun sequence genome contains these proteins:
- the LOC112910041 gene encoding olfactory receptor 10R2-like, with product MANSSRVTEFLLLGFSSFGELQPVLFVLFLGLYLIILSGNFTIISVIRLERSLHTPMYFFLCVLSTSEVFYTIVILPKMLINLFSVLRTLSFISCATQMFFFLGFAVTNCLLLGVMGYDRYTAICQPLRYPVLMSWRVCAQLAATCIVSGFLVSLVATTLVFSLPFCGSNRVNHYFCDISPVIRLACAETYINELVIFICGVLVLVVPLIFICISYGFIVRTILKIPSTDGKRKAFSTCASHLIVVIVHYGCASSVYLRPSAKSSSGKDRLVTVTYTIVTPLLNPMVYSLRNKDVQLAIRKVIGKTAVSLKTL from the coding sequence ATGGCCAATTCTTCCCGGGTCACTGAGTTCCTGCTGCTCGGTTTCTCCAGCTTTGGTGAATTGCAGCCTGTACTCTTTGTGCTCTTTCTCGGCCTCTACTTGATCATCCTGAGTGGAAACTTCACCATCATCTCTGTCATCCGCCTGGAACGCAGCCTCCACACGCCCAtgtacttctttctctgtgtcttatcCACCTCGGAAGTCTTCTACACAATTGTTATCCTGCCCAAGATGCTTATTAACCTGTTCTCTGTCCTCAGGACACTCTCCTTTATCAGCTGTGCCACACAGATGTTCTTCTTCCTTGGCTTTGCTGTCACGAACTGCCTGCTTCTGGGAGTTATGGGTTATGACCGCTACACGGCCATCTGCCAGCCTTTGCGCTACCCTGTTCTCATGAGCTGGAGGGTGTGTGCACAGCTGGCAGCAACTTGTATTGTCAGTGGCTTCCTGGTATCTCTGGTGGCAACGACGTTGGTCTTCAGCCTCCCTTTCTGTGGCTCCAACAGGGTCAACCACTACTTCTGTGACATCTCCCCAGTCATCCGACTTGCCTGTGCTGAAACCTACATCAACGAGCTGGTCATCTTCATCTGTGGTGTCCTGGTGCTTGTTGTGCCCTTGATCTTCATCTGCATCTCTTATGGCTTCATTGTCCGCACCATCCTGAAGATCCCTTCTACTGATGGCAAGCGAAAAGCCTTCTCCACCTGTGCCTCCCATCTTATTGTGGTCATCGTCCACTATGGCTGTGCCTCCTCCGTCTACCTGCGGCCCTCAGCCAAATCCTCATCAGGTAAAGACAGGCTGGTGACAGTGACCTACACCATCGTCACCCCACTGTTGAACCCTATGGTATACAGCCTTAGGAACAAGGATGTACAGCTGGCCATTCGGAAAGTGATCGGGAAGACTGCGGTTTCTCTTAAGACTTTATAG
- the LOC112910121 gene encoding olfactory receptor 10K1-like — MVVAFGKASPLTVRSSVVYGGLGLFFTDLSGEWGNETLVREFIFLGFSSLAGLQRLLFVAFLPLYLFTLGTNAIIISTIVLDRALHTPMYFFLAVFSCSETCYTFVIVPKMLVDLLAQKKTISFVGCAIQMFTFLFLGCSHSFLLAAMGYDRYVAICNPLRYTELMGPRVCVGLVAAACACGLTIAQVVTSLVFHLPFSSSNQLHHYFCDISPVLKVASHHTRLSQLVIFMIGVCVLVVPLFLILVSYIRIISAILKIPSSTGRYKAFSTCASHLTVATVHYGCASFIYLRPKSSYSSSQDTLISVSYTIFTPLFNPIIYSLRNQEFKAAFRRVMGQTSYPLH; from the exons ATGGTCGTGGCCTTCGGGAAAGCCTCCCCATTGACTGTCAGGTCCTCTGTTGTCTATGGAGGCTTAGGTCTTTTCTTCACAGACCTTTCTGGGGAG TGGGGCAACGAGACCCTGGTGAGGGAGTTCATCTTCCTTGGCTTCTCTTCACTGGCCGGGCTGCAGCGGCTGCTCTTCGTCGCCTTCCTGCCCCTCTACCTGTTCACTCTGGGCACCAATGCCATCATCATTTCCACCATCGTGCTGGACAGAGCCCtgcacacccccatgtacttcttcctggcTGTCTTCTCCTGCTCTGAGACCTGCTACACCTTTGTCATCGTCCCCAAGATGCTGGTGGACCTGCTGGCCCAGAAGAAGACCATCTCCTTTGTGGGCTGTGCCATCCAGATGTTCACCTTCCTCTTCCTCGGCTGCTCTCACTCCTTCCTGCTGGCAGCCATGGGGTATGACCGCTACGTGGCCATCTGTAACCCTCTGCGCTACACAGAGCTCATGGGACCCCGGGTGTGTGTGGGACTCGTGGCCGCTGCCTGTGCCTGTGGCTTGACTATTGCCCAGGTTGTCACCTCCCTGGTGTTTCACCTGCCCTTCAGCTCCTCCAACCAGCTGCATCACTACTTCTGCGACATCTCTCCTGTCCTCAAGGTGGCGTCCCATCACACGCGCCTCAGTCAATTGGTCATATTCatgattggtgtgtgtgtgttggttgtCCCCCTCTTCCTTATCCTGGTCTCCTACATCCGCATCATTTCTGCCATTTTGAAGATCCCATCCTCCACTGGCAGGTACAAGGCCTTCTCCACCTGTGCCTCCCACCTCACTGTGGCTACTGTGCATTACGGTTGTGCCTCTTTCATCTACTTAAGGCCCAAATCCAGCTACTCTTCAAGTCAGGACACGCTCATATCTGTGTCCTACACCATCTTCACTCCACTCTTCAATCCAATAATTTACAGCCTGAGGAACCAGGAATTCAAGGCAGCCTTTCGAAGAGTAATGGGCCAGACTTCGTATCCTCTTCACTAA
- the LOC112910040 gene encoding olfactory receptor 10T2-like, translating to MRRQNQSMITEFILIGFSNLGDLQILLFFLFLLVYLTTLMANATIMTVIRLDRTLHTPMYFFLFVLSCSETCYTLVIVPKMLTNLLSTSQTISFPACAAQLYFFVGLACTNCFLIAVMGYDRYVAICNPLNYTLVVSRATCVQLVLASSCCGFLISVVVNVLVFSVPFCASNRINHFFCDIFPVIKLGCTDTNVKEMVIFFLSILVLLVPLVLIFISYVFIVSTILKIASAEGQRKAFATCASHLTVVTVHYGCASFIYLRPTSLYSSEKDRLVAVTYTVITPLLNPLVYTLRNKEVKTALSKVLSRYSFPKTV from the coding sequence ATGAGGAGACAGAACCAGAGCATGATTACGGAGTTCATCCTTATCGGCTTCTCAAACCTGGGGGATCTGCAgatccttctcttcttcctcttcctcctggttTACCTGACCACTCTGATGGCCAATGCCACCATCATGACTGTCATCCGTCTGGACAGGACTTTGCACACCCCTATgtacttctttctctttgtcctctCCTGCTCTGAAACCTGCTACACCTTGGTCATTGTACCAAAAATGCTGACCAACCTGCTTTCCACGAGTCAGACTATTTCTTTTCCTGCGTGTGCTGCTCAGCTCTACTTCTTCGTGGGCTTGGCTTGTACCAACTGTTTTCTCATTGCCGTAATGGGCTACGACCGCTACGTTGCCATCTGCAACCCTCTCAACTACACGCTTGTTGTCAGCAGAGCCACCTGTGTGCAACTGGTCCTAGCCTCCAGCTGCTGTGGCTTCCTGATCTCTGTGGTTGTTAATGTCTTGGTGTTTAGTGTGCCCTTCTGTGCCTCCAATCGGATCAACCActttttctgtgatattttcCCAGTCATCAAACTAGGCTGCACTGACACCAACGTGAAGGAGATGGTCATCTTCTTCCTCAGCATTCTGGTATTGCTGGTCCCCCTAGTGCTGATCTTCATCTCCTATGTCTTCATCGTCTCCACCATCCTCAAGATTGCATCCGCCGAGGGGCAGCGGAAGGCCTTTGCTACCTGTGCCTCCCACCTCACAGTGGTCACCGTCCACTATGGCTGCGCCTCCTTCATCTACCTGAGGCCCACATCCCTGTACTCTTCAGAAAAGGACCGGCTCGTGGCAGTGACCTACACTGTGATCACCCCGCTGCTTAACCCCCTTGTCTACACCCTGAGAAATAAAGAAGTCAAGACTGCACTGAGTAAGGTTCTCAGCAGGTACTCATTCCCCAAAACTGTATGA